A single genomic interval of Mycobacterium sp. DL592 harbors:
- a CDS encoding MlaE family ABC transporter permease has product MTAGVDDATAAETEGPTLPCVDIDAEVDELLSADVADDLALPNGSEDHQADVPAPAAGLFSTLLNSPLGRPLRYGLNQGDSSLKTLGRFFELGVLAFFHLGRDLIRLRHPWRDTINQAWFIISVTAIPALLVSIPFGVIVAVQVGNFINQVGASSVSGAAGGLGVIRQGAPIVAALLLGGAAGSAVATDLGTRTIREEVDALRVMGVDPIQRLVTPRLAAIVFVAPVLCSFIIFMGLAAGYAINVGFQSGTPGSYIASFASFASVTDVVVAVIKTWLFGIVVILVACQRGLETKGGARGVADAVNASVVIGVVAVFGLNLLITQGLSMSMPLRVG; this is encoded by the coding sequence TTGACCGCAGGTGTCGATGACGCGACAGCGGCTGAGACGGAAGGCCCTACCCTCCCCTGCGTCGATATAGACGCCGAGGTCGACGAGCTTCTCAGCGCCGACGTCGCCGACGACCTCGCTTTGCCGAACGGGTCGGAGGATCACCAGGCCGACGTTCCCGCCCCCGCGGCCGGCCTCTTTAGCACGTTGCTGAACTCACCCCTCGGCAGACCGCTGCGATACGGCCTGAACCAGGGTGACTCCTCGCTGAAGACTCTCGGCCGCTTCTTCGAGCTGGGCGTGCTGGCGTTCTTCCATCTCGGAAGAGATCTGATCCGGCTGCGCCACCCGTGGCGGGACACCATCAACCAGGCCTGGTTCATCATCAGCGTCACGGCGATACCGGCATTGCTGGTGTCCATCCCGTTCGGCGTGATCGTGGCGGTGCAGGTCGGCAACTTCATCAACCAGGTCGGCGCGTCCTCGGTGTCCGGCGCCGCCGGTGGCCTGGGGGTGATCCGCCAGGGCGCACCGATCGTGGCGGCGCTACTCCTTGGCGGCGCAGCGGGTTCGGCCGTAGCCACCGATCTGGGCACCCGGACGATCCGCGAGGAAGTCGACGCATTGCGGGTCATGGGTGTCGACCCGATCCAGCGGCTCGTCACCCCGCGGCTCGCCGCGATCGTGTTCGTCGCGCCCGTGCTGTGCTCGTTCATCATCTTCATGGGCCTGGCCGCCGGCTACGCGATCAACGTCGGCTTCCAGTCCGGCACCCCGGGCAGCTACATCGCCTCGTTCGCCTCCTTCGCCAGCGTCACCGACGTGGTGGTCGCGGTCATCAAGACCTGGCTGTTCGGCATCGTCGTGATCCTGGTGGCCTGCCAGCGCGGGCTGGAAACCAAGGGCGGCGCGCGCGGCGTCGCCGACGCGGTCAACGCCTCCGTCGTCATCGGTGTCGTCGCAGTGTTCGGCCTCAACCTCCTCATCACCCAGGGGCTGTCGATGTCCATGCCGCTGAGAGTGGGCTGA
- a CDS encoding MlaD family protein: MSLSADQGARAPSSRKLRIRGLIAAVVLAVAGIGLYQLGSGGYTKTFTLTVVADTLGEGLTPGAEVKFRGLTIGSVGTLETTGYNKQKMTLKLEPDQATALAADTTAKFVSSNTFGLAAVELVSTGAGPRLRPDQTLLINSDVPPTSITGLLRQGQRLGQIVDSTDVEHIIAVVSRHSDLTEPVTRSFFDLAKMLADSQKVPFSQSLSVFATVLNGASDAVPLINLAYDLLNGMSFLAQPEGVQRVNVILDQSAKLLYNTDAVFARNISWLVPLADALRNILLPRMYMLGSLAPAYDRLSGLIDRTSAAFPMIDGKVRLQIEVIMDTMPGLPAALDAAPPVPQGAGG; the protein is encoded by the coding sequence ATGTCGTTGTCTGCAGACCAAGGCGCACGGGCGCCCAGCTCACGCAAGCTGCGAATCCGCGGGTTGATCGCCGCGGTGGTGCTCGCCGTCGCCGGCATCGGGCTCTACCAGCTGGGCAGCGGCGGCTACACCAAGACGTTCACGCTCACCGTGGTGGCCGACACCCTCGGCGAAGGCCTGACCCCCGGCGCGGAGGTCAAGTTCCGCGGGCTGACCATCGGGTCGGTGGGCACGCTGGAGACCACCGGCTACAACAAGCAGAAGATGACACTGAAGCTCGAGCCGGATCAAGCCACCGCCCTGGCCGCCGACACCACGGCGAAGTTCGTGTCCTCCAACACCTTTGGTTTGGCGGCTGTCGAGCTGGTCAGCACCGGCGCGGGCCCCCGGCTGCGCCCCGACCAGACGCTGCTGATCAACTCCGACGTGCCGCCCACCTCCATCACCGGCCTGTTGCGCCAGGGCCAGCGGCTCGGCCAGATCGTGGACTCGACCGACGTCGAGCACATCATCGCCGTGGTGAGCCGGCATTCGGATCTGACCGAGCCGGTGACACGCTCCTTCTTCGACCTGGCCAAAATGCTCGCGGACTCGCAAAAAGTGCCGTTCTCGCAATCGCTTTCGGTGTTCGCCACGGTGCTCAACGGGGCCAGCGACGCGGTACCGCTGATCAATCTGGCCTACGACCTGCTCAACGGCATGTCCTTCCTGGCGCAGCCGGAAGGGGTGCAGCGCGTCAACGTAATCCTCGACCAGTCGGCCAAGCTGCTCTACAACACCGACGCGGTGTTCGCCCGCAACATCTCCTGGCTCGTCCCACTGGCCGATGCGCTGCGCAACATCCTGCTCCCCCGCATGTACATGCTGGGCAGCCTGGCCCCAGCCTACGACCGGCTCTCGGGCCTCATCGACCGCACCAGCGCGGCGTTTCCGATGATCGACGGGAAGGTGCGGCTGCAGATCGAGGTCATCATGGACACCATGCCGGGCCTACCGGCCGCCCTGGACGCCGCGCCGCCGGTACCGCAGGGAGCGGGCGGATGA
- a CDS encoding PGRS repeat-containing protein, with product MSPAPNSFGKARAVPRLVIMTGISGAAAVGASVFLASTSGATPADQKPGPGCVVTTTGQCASGHTARPAAATHATTAHAQAALTITISGPFLGLIGDGVDAAADCTGSACNGGRGGLLWGNGGNGANGGTGGDAGLFGNGGNGGNAIKAGQAGGRGGTGGLLWGNGGDGGNGADGAPGADGVNPTPPTGSYANAGGSGASASGYDSQVGGNGGTGAPGGQYNYFFVTPIGGAGGGGGWAWSFYGNAVGGNGGTGGAGAFGGQGGQGGTGGVASVGSTGTSVSGNGGTGGTGGTGAAGGQGGTGGATWGPLGVAGDGGNGGTGGVGATGGAGGDGGAGGEGGRGGIFGGNGGNGGKGGNGANGGNGAIGGQGGTGGTGGTTLYDTGHAGQGGTGGTGGTGGAGGDGGNAGKGGAGGRTFLAGTPGTSGSSGVAGTGGTGGQGGTGGTGGTSGTGVSGSSGQSGQSGHAASGRQGGAGGAGGTGGAGAS from the coding sequence GTGTCCCCAGCCCCGAATTCGTTCGGGAAAGCTCGCGCAGTACCCCGCCTGGTCATCATGACCGGCATCTCGGGAGCTGCCGCCGTCGGTGCGAGCGTCTTTCTCGCGTCGACCTCAGGTGCGACACCGGCCGACCAGAAGCCCGGCCCTGGCTGTGTGGTCACCACCACCGGGCAGTGCGCCTCCGGCCATACGGCACGGCCCGCCGCCGCCACCCACGCCACGACCGCGCACGCACAGGCGGCGTTGACCATCACCATCTCCGGCCCCTTCCTCGGTCTGATCGGAGACGGTGTCGACGCGGCTGCCGACTGCACCGGCTCGGCATGCAACGGCGGGCGGGGCGGCCTGCTCTGGGGGAACGGCGGAAACGGCGCGAACGGGGGCACCGGCGGGGACGCGGGCCTTTTCGGCAACGGCGGTAACGGTGGGAACGCCATCAAGGCCGGGCAAGCCGGCGGCCGCGGCGGCACCGGCGGCTTGCTATGGGGTAACGGCGGCGACGGCGGCAATGGCGCCGACGGCGCACCCGGCGCGGACGGGGTCAACCCGACACCACCGACGGGCAGCTACGCCAACGCGGGCGGCTCGGGCGCCAGCGCGAGCGGCTACGACAGCCAGGTCGGCGGCAACGGTGGAACCGGCGCCCCCGGCGGCCAATACAACTATTTCTTCGTCACCCCGATCGGCGGAGCCGGTGGAGGTGGCGGCTGGGCCTGGAGTTTCTACGGCAATGCCGTCGGCGGTAACGGCGGAACCGGAGGCGCGGGCGCGTTCGGCGGCCAAGGCGGCCAAGGCGGTACCGGCGGGGTAGCCAGCGTCGGCTCGACAGGGACATCGGTCAGCGGCAACGGCGGCACCGGCGGAACAGGCGGCACCGGAGCAGCAGGCGGTCAGGGCGGCACTGGCGGAGCCACCTGGGGCCCACTCGGGGTGGCCGGCGACGGCGGCAACGGCGGAACGGGCGGTGTCGGAGCCACCGGTGGCGCAGGCGGCGACGGCGGCGCCGGCGGTGAAGGTGGCCGGGGCGGAATCTTCGGCGGCAACGGCGGCAACGGCGGTAAGGGCGGCAACGGCGCCAACGGCGGCAACGGCGCGATCGGTGGCCAAGGCGGTACCGGAGGCACCGGTGGCACCACCCTGTATGACACCGGGCACGCGGGCCAGGGCGGTACCGGCGGCACCGGCGGCACCGGGGGAGCTGGCGGCGACGGCGGCAATGCCGGTAAAGGCGGGGCCGGCGGACGCACGTTCCTCGCCGGCACACCCGGCACCAGTGGATCGTCCGGCGTAGCCGGAACTGGCGGCACCGGCGGCCAGGGCGGCACCGGAGGAACCGGCGGCACCAGCGGGACCGGCGTCAGCGGCTCCTCGGGCCAGTCGGGCCAGAGTGGTCACGCGGCGTCCGGGCGACAGGGTGGGGCCGGCGGAGCCGGTGGCACCGGCGGAGCCGGCGCCAGCTGA
- a CDS encoding YidH family protein: MTASRRDARAVVCTAGVDANTRLAAERNRLALERTLMAWTSTSTSLIAFGFTIYQIFRYLSDNDRLRDPYVSPQIFGFAMIVIGLAALILGWIQHRQELRALKAEFGPMRYSIASMVAAMIAALGVLALLGVTSRM; encoded by the coding sequence GTGACCGCATCGCGGCGCGACGCCCGGGCCGTGGTGTGTACTGCTGGGGTGGACGCCAACACGCGGCTAGCCGCCGAACGCAACCGGCTGGCACTCGAACGAACCCTGATGGCCTGGACCAGCACCAGCACGTCGCTGATCGCGTTCGGGTTCACGATCTACCAGATCTTCCGGTACCTGTCGGACAACGACCGGCTGCGCGACCCGTACGTCAGCCCCCAGATCTTCGGCTTCGCGATGATCGTGATCGGATTGGCGGCGTTGATCCTCGGCTGGATTCAGCACCGCCAGGAATTGCGCGCACTCAAGGCCGAATTCGGGCCGATGCGTTACTCGATCGCCTCGATGGTGGCGGCGATGATCGCCGCGCTCGGCGTTCTTGCCCTGCTGGGCGTGACGTCGAGAATGTGA
- a CDS encoding ABC transporter permease, which produces MAAPSRYVPSALRVPFWVAGRGDSIVQRLGHQVTFLSQVLGAIPTTIKHYRHQTGVLLVDIMWGNGSLIVGGGTIGVLVFMGAAVGGSVGIEGYGALDMVGMGPLTGFVSAYANTREMAPMIAGIGFAAQAGCRMTAEIGAMRISEEIDALEALGIRSIPFVVTTRVIAGMLTIVPLYVVTLALSYLSCVLVVNVLHGQSSGTYYHYFDSFLQPSDVMFSVLKAAIFVTLIIAIHCYHGYYAEGGPEGVGRASGRAIRASIVTVVAADMVLTLLFWGNSPGVRISG; this is translated from the coding sequence ATGGCGGCACCGTCGCGGTATGTCCCCTCTGCGCTGCGCGTCCCGTTCTGGGTCGCCGGCCGCGGTGACTCGATCGTCCAGCGCCTGGGCCACCAGGTCACGTTCCTGTCCCAGGTGCTCGGCGCCATTCCCACGACGATCAAGCACTACCGGCACCAGACCGGCGTGCTGCTGGTCGACATCATGTGGGGCAACGGATCTCTCATCGTCGGCGGCGGCACCATCGGCGTGCTGGTGTTCATGGGCGCCGCGGTCGGCGGTTCGGTAGGCATCGAAGGCTACGGCGCCCTCGACATGGTGGGCATGGGCCCGCTGACCGGTTTCGTCTCCGCCTATGCCAACACCCGCGAGATGGCACCGATGATCGCCGGAATCGGGTTTGCGGCCCAGGCCGGTTGCCGGATGACCGCCGAGATCGGCGCGATGCGGATCTCCGAGGAGATCGACGCGCTCGAAGCCCTCGGCATCCGGTCAATCCCCTTCGTGGTGACCACCCGCGTCATCGCCGGAATGCTGACCATCGTCCCGCTCTATGTCGTGACGCTGGCGTTGAGCTACCTGTCGTGCGTCCTGGTGGTCAACGTCTTGCACGGACAGTCCTCCGGCACCTACTACCACTACTTCGACTCGTTCCTGCAGCCCTCCGACGTGATGTTCTCGGTCCTCAAGGCCGCCATCTTCGTCACCCTGATCATCGCGATCCACTGCTATCACGGCTACTACGCCGAGGGCGGCCCGGAAGGTGTCGGACGGGCTTCGGGGCGGGCCATTCGGGCCAGCATCGTCACCGTCGTCGCCGCCGACATGGTGCTCACGCTGCTGTTCTGGGGTAACAGTCCCGGCGTTCGGATATCCGGATAG